Within Micromonospora narathiwatensis, the genomic segment GGTGGCCATCGGCTCGTTCCTGGCGCTCGCGCTCGCCACCGCGGCCCGGCGGGCGCTGCGCCGCCGGTCCCGCCCGGTCGTCCCGCCGATCGCCGAGCCGCACGAGCCCGAGGTGGTGCTGCGGTGAGCCCGTCCGGGCCGGCGCTGCTGGGATTGGTTACCGTTACAGGGTGACCGCCACGCACGGATACGACGCCTTCGAGGGAGCGGGCGACCTGCTGCGCGCACTGTCGGCACCCATCCGGTTGGCGATCGTGAGCGAGCTGGCGCAGGGCGAGCGCTGCGTGCACGAGCTGGTGGAGAAGCTCGGTGCCCCGCAGCCGTTGGTCTCCCAGCACCTGCGGGTGCTGCGCGGCGCGGGTGTGGTGCGCGGCTCCCGACGCGGCCGGGAGATCGCGTACGCCCTGGTGGACGAGCACGTCGCGCACATCGTGGCGGACGCGGTGAGCCACGCCGGAGAAGGACCGTCATGAGCGAGGGGGCGCCGCGCAACACCCGGCAGCGGACGGCGGTGAGCGCGCTGCTGGCCGAGCTGGAGGGCTTCCACAGCGCGCAGGAACTGCACGCGATGCTGCGCCAGCGGGGCGAGCGGGTCGGGCTGACCACCGTCTACCGGACGTTGCAGGGGCTCGCCGACGCCGGCGAGATCGACGTGATGCGCCCGCCCGGCGGCGAGCACCTCTATCGGCGGTGCAGCGAGGGGCACCACCACCATCTGGTCTGCCGGCACTGCGGCCGGACGGTGGAGGTGGCCGGGCCGACGGTGGAGAAATGGGCGGAGCGGGTCGCCGCCGAACACGGGTACGCCGAGGTCAGCCACACCCTGGAGATCTTCGGCTGCTGTCCGGCCTGCCTCGGCTGAACGTTCGCCCCGTGCCGCCACGGCCGGACCGTGGCACGCTGTCCGGCGTGAAGATCTACGCCGATCGACTTCCGACCGCTCTCCGTCAGCTCATCACCGATCTGCTCGTGGCCGTCTGGGTGTACGCGGCGATCCGCTTCGCACTCTGGCTGCACGACGTGATCGAGAAACTCGCCGTACCCGGACAGAAGCTGGAGGGGGCCGGCGGCGGCCTCGCCGACAGCCTGGCCGACGCCGGCGGCAAGGTCGGCCGGGTGCCGCTGGTCGGGGACGAGCTGACCGCGCCCTTCGCCCGGGCCGCGGAGGCCGCCCACGCGGTCGCGCAGGCCGGCCGCGACCAGCAGGAACTCGTCGGTCAACTGGCCCTCGGGCTGAGCATCGCGGTGCTGGTCTTCCCGCTCGGCCTGGTCCTGTTCGGCTGGCTGCCGCTGCGGCTGCGCTGGATACGCCGGGCCGGCGCGGCGCAGGCTCTGGCCACCGCCCCCGCCGGCCGGGACCTGCTGGCCCTGCGCGCGCTCGCCGGCCAGCCGCTCGGACGGCTGACCCGGATCGCACCCGACGTGGCCGAGGCGTGGCGACGTGGCGACGACGCGACGGTCGACGCGCTCGCCGCGCTGGAGCTGCGCAGACTCGGCCTGAAGGCCGGCCGGTAAGGTGTGGCGGTGCTGTACTTCCTGATCGTCGTCGCCGTGCTGCTGCTGGCGTACGCGGGCGTGCTGGTGAGCTACGTACGCCGGGGCCGGAAGATCCCGCCGGCCGCGTACCTGGTGCTGGCCGCGTTGAACGGGCTCATCCTGGCCGGCGTGCTGGCCTGGGCGGTCGCGGCCCACTGAGCCGGCCGCCGGCCCCGCGACCGGCTCACCCCAGGGGCGGGATGCGGCGGCGGACGTCCTCGGCGGTGGAGGGGCCGGGCTGCCAGCCGGCCACCCAGGGCAGTTCGGCCGGCGGAGCGGCGACGCCCCCCTCCAGCGCGGCGTACCGGCCGGCGAGGATCCGCTTCGCCGCCGCCACGTCGACCGAGTCGGTGTTGGACCAGAGCGCGGTGAACAACTCGTCGACCCGCAGCCGGGCCTGCCGGCAGAACAGGTCGGCCAGCTCGACGTTCTCCGGGTGCTCCGCCCGCTCGGCGGTGGCCCGTACGCAGACCGCGGACATCGCGAACAGCTCCGCGCCGATGTCCACCACCCGGCCGAGGAACGCCTGCTTGCGCTCCATCTTTCCCTGCCAGCGGGACATCGCGTAGAAGGTGGCGCGGGCCAGCTTGCGGGAGGTGCGCTCGACGTGCCGCAGGTGAGCGGCGAGCGGGCCGAACTCGGCGTACGCCCGGGGCGCCTGCCCCCTGCCGACGGCGAGGGTGGGCAGCCACCTCGCGTAGAAGACGCCGGCCCGGGCGCCCGCCCTGGCCTTGCGGCCCAGCCCGGCGTCCGGGTCGATGATGTCGCCGGCCACCGAGAGGTGCGCGTCGACCGCCTCCCGGGCGATCAGCAGGTGCATGATCTCGGTGGAGCCCTCGAAGATCCGGTTGATCCGCAGGTCGCGTAGCAACTGCTCGACCGCGGCCGGCCGCTCGCCCCGGGCGGCCAGGGAATCGGCCGTCTCGTAGCCACGGCCGCCCCGGATCTGGATCAGCTCGTCGGCGATCTTCCAGGCCATCTCGCTGGCGTAGAGCTTCACCAGCGCCGCCTCGATCCGGATGTCGTTGCGGTCGTCGTCGGCGAGCAGGCAGCACAGGTCGAGCATGCTCTCCATGCCGTACGTGGTGGCGGCGATGAAGGCCAGCTTCTTGGCGACCGCCTCGTGCTCGCCGACCGGCCGGCCCCACTGGACCCGGTCGGCGGCCCACTCCCGGGCCACGTTCAGCGACCATTTGCCGGCGCCGACGCACATGGCCGGCAGTGAGAGCCGCCCGGTGTTCAGCGTGGTCAGGGCGATCTTCAAACCCTTGCCCTCGCCGCCGATCACGTTCTCCTTCGGCACGATGACGTCATGGAACCGGGTGAGGCTGTTCTCCAGGCCGCGCAGGCCGACGAAGGCGTTGCGGCGCTCGACGGTGATGCCCTCGCTGTCGCCCTCCACCACGAACGCGGTGATGCCGCCGCGCCGCCCCTCGCCCGCCGGCACCCGGGCCATCACCACGAGCAGGGTGGCGACCGTGCCGTTGGTGGCCCAGAGCTTCACCCCGTTGAGCCGGTAGCCGGTGCCGTCGGCGGTGGGCTCGGCGGTGGTCGCCAGCCGGGCCGGGTCGGAGCCGACGTCCGGCTCGGTGAGCAGGAACGCGGAGACCTCACCGGCGGCCAGCCGGGGCAGGAACCGCTGCTTCTGCTCGGGCGTGCCGAACATCTTCAGCGGCTGCGGCACGCCGATCGACTGGTGGGCGGAGAGCAGCGCGCTGATCGCCGGGTTGGCCGAGCCGGCCAGCATCAGCGCCCGGCAGTAGTGCAGGTTGCTCAGCCCGAGGCCGCCGTACCTCCGGTCGATCTTCATGCCGAAGGCGCCCAGCCGGGCCAGCCCGTGGAACACCTCGTCCGGGATGTGCGCGTCCCGCTCGATCGCGGCGCCGTCCACCTCGGCGTCCAGGTACGCCCCGAGCGCGCCGAGGAACTCCCCGGCCCGGGCGACGTCCGCCGGGTCGGAGCGGGGCCACGGGTTGATCAGGTCGAGCCGGAACCGGCCGAGGAACAGCTCCTTGCCGAAGCTGGGCCGGTCCCAGGCCGTCTCGCGGGCCGCCTCCGCGACCTGGCGGGCCTCCTTCTCGGAGACCTGGCCGGCCTCGGCGGGCAGCGGCCCCGCCCCACCCGCCTCGGCGACCGCCGCGGCGCTGCCGGCCGGCGGCTCGGCGTCGTCGATCGGCGCCACCCGGCCGGTCGGGCCGCCGTGGGGGTCGGGTCGGTTGTTCCGTGTCGTGGTCACGGCTGCCTCCTGGAGACCTCGGTCCGGCTGCGTCAACGTGCTCGACAGAAATCGACGCTACCCCCGGGTGTTACCCAGCGGTAGCCTTCGTCGCACGTCCGATTTGGCGCGACCGGCACCGTTCAGTCGCCGGGCAGCGCCCGCGGATCGTCGTCCTCGTCGTCGATGTCGGGCTCACTCCAGCGGCGCCCGGCGAGCGGCAGGGCCAGCCAGAAGGCCAGGAACCACGCCGCGGTGATCGCGGTCAGCACCAGGGCGAGCCGCCGGCCCAGCACGAAGTCGGTGATCAGCAGAACCGCGCTGACGATCGAGATCAGCAGTAAGGCCAGGCCGCCGGTGGCCATCCGGTACGCGAACCGGACCAGCTCCGGCTTCCGACCCCGACGGAACAGCGCCCGGTGGGAAGGGCCGCACAGCGCTTGCCCCGTCGGGCGGCGGGCGAAACCGCCTCGGGTACGCGCTCAGGCGCCCCGACGGATCCGACCGGCGTACCGGGCCTCCAACTCGGCGTTGTGCTCGTCGCCGCCGGTGATGTTCGCCGACAGGTAGACCGGGGGCCGCTCCCCCGCCGCCAGCAGCCGGGCCACCACCTCCGCCACGATCTGCTGGGCCAGCAGCGCCGCCGTGATCGAGGAGACCGCGCCGACCGCGCCGCCACCGGGCAGCGGCAGGGTGGCGTCGCCGTACGGGGCGCCGTTGTCGAGCACCACGTCGGCGAAGTCGGCCAGCTTGCGCCCGGACGGGTGACGCGAGGTCATCCGGGCCGAGTGAGCCGCCGAGGTGATCGCGATCAAGGCGTGCCCGCGGTCCTTGACGATCGACGCGAACTCCACCATCGCCCCGTTCACACCGGAGTTGGAGGCGAGCACGAAGACGTCCCGCGGGTGGATCGGGGCCAGCTCGTAGAGGCGGTGCGCCACGGCCGGCTCGCGTTCCAGCTTCGGGCCGAGCACATCGGCCGGCTCGCCGCCGTAGAGCACCAGGTCACGCAGCGCGATCCGGTTGGTGGGCACCAGCCCGCCGGCCCGGCCGGCGATCTCCATCGCCAGGGCCTCCGAGTGGCCGGTGCCGAACGCGTGCACCACCCCGTCGGCGCGCAGCGACTCGGCGATCAGGTCGGCCGCCCGGCCGACCCCTTCCCGCTGGCCGGCTGCCACCCGGCCGATCGTCTCGGTCACCACCGCCAGGTACGCCTCGGCGCTCATGATTCCTCCGTCCGTCGGTCGCGGGCCAGCCAGTCCACCGCGAAGTCGACCGCCGCCCGCTGTCGCATCAACCGGCCCGTCCCGGCGCCGACCGGCCCGAGCCGGACCGCCCCGGTGGCCTCCAGCTCGGCGCCGAGCCGCGCGAAGCCGTCGTCGTCCAGGTGCACGTCATCCCACCACACCCACTCCCGCCCGCCGTCGGGCGTCAGGACGGCCGCGCCGCAGCGCTGCCGGGGCGGCGCGGGCCGGCGGTACTCGGCCAGGTGCAGCGAGGTGTTGCGGCCGTGGTCGACGCCGAGCAGCAGCACGTCGGCGTCCAGTTCGTACAGCCGGGCCAGCGGGGAACTCTCGCCGAGCATGTCGGCCAGCGCGTGGCCGGCGACGATCCGGTCGGCGGCCGGCCCGAGCGCGGCGAACGAGACGTGCGGGTGGTCGCTGCGCCGCGCGCCCGGCCAGGTGCGGACCAGTTCGGCCAGGGCGCCCATGAACCGGCTCGGCGTGACCGCCGGGTCGAAGCCGGGCAGCCCGGCCCGGATCACCGGCCACCAGTCCGCCGGCACCGGCGGGTTGGTCCAGCCCGCCGGGTCGCTG encodes:
- a CDS encoding Fur family transcriptional regulator, whose protein sequence is MSEGAPRNTRQRTAVSALLAELEGFHSAQELHAMLRQRGERVGLTTVYRTLQGLADAGEIDVMRPPGGEHLYRRCSEGHHHHLVCRHCGRTVEVAGPTVEKWAERVAAEHGYAEVSHTLEIFGCCPACLG
- a CDS encoding acyl-CoA dehydrogenase family protein, translated to MTTTRNNRPDPHGGPTGRVAPIDDAEPPAGSAAAVAEAGGAGPLPAEAGQVSEKEARQVAEAARETAWDRPSFGKELFLGRFRLDLINPWPRSDPADVARAGEFLGALGAYLDAEVDGAAIERDAHIPDEVFHGLARLGAFGMKIDRRYGGLGLSNLHYCRALMLAGSANPAISALLSAHQSIGVPQPLKMFGTPEQKQRFLPRLAAGEVSAFLLTEPDVGSDPARLATTAEPTADGTGYRLNGVKLWATNGTVATLLVVMARVPAGEGRRGGITAFVVEGDSEGITVERRNAFVGLRGLENSLTRFHDVIVPKENVIGGEGKGLKIALTTLNTGRLSLPAMCVGAGKWSLNVAREWAADRVQWGRPVGEHEAVAKKLAFIAATTYGMESMLDLCCLLADDDRNDIRIEAALVKLYASEMAWKIADELIQIRGGRGYETADSLAARGERPAAVEQLLRDLRINRIFEGSTEIMHLLIAREAVDAHLSVAGDIIDPDAGLGRKARAGARAGVFYARWLPTLAVGRGQAPRAYAEFGPLAAHLRHVERTSRKLARATFYAMSRWQGKMERKQAFLGRVVDIGAELFAMSAVCVRATAERAEHPENVELADLFCRQARLRVDELFTALWSNTDSVDVAAAKRILAGRYAALEGGVAAPPAELPWVAGWQPGPSTAEDVRRRIPPLG
- a CDS encoding ArsR/SmtB family transcription factor, translated to MTATHGYDAFEGAGDLLRALSAPIRLAIVSELAQGERCVHELVEKLGAPQPLVSQHLRVLRGAGVVRGSRRGREIAYALVDEHVAHIVADAVSHAGEGPS
- a CDS encoding aminoglycoside N(3)-acetyltransferase, whose product is MIAAAAPARPHTRASLAAQLHALGVRPGGIVLVHAGLRGLGLLCGGPEAVLLALRDVLGPDGTVVVPTHTPENSDPAGWTNPPVPADWWPVIRAGLPGFDPAVTPSRFMGALAELVRTWPGARRSDHPHVSFAALGPAADRIVAGHALADMLGESSPLARLYELDADVLLLGVDHGRNTSLHLAEYRRPAPPRQRCGAAVLTPDGGREWVWWDDVHLDDDGFARLGAELEATGAVRLGPVGAGTGRLMRQRAAVDFAVDWLARDRRTEES
- a CDS encoding sugar isomerase domain-containing protein, whose protein sequence is MSAEAYLAVVTETIGRVAAGQREGVGRAADLIAESLRADGVVHAFGTGHSEALAMEIAGRAGGLVPTNRIALRDLVLYGGEPADVLGPKLEREPAVAHRLYELAPIHPRDVFVLASNSGVNGAMVEFASIVKDRGHALIAITSAAHSARMTSRHPSGRKLADFADVVLDNGAPYGDATLPLPGGGAVGAVSSITAALLAQQIVAEVVARLLAAGERPPVYLSANITGGDEHNAELEARYAGRIRRGA
- a CDS encoding DUF6328 family protein — translated: MCGPSHRALFRRGRKPELVRFAYRMATGGLALLLISIVSAVLLITDFVLGRRLALVLTAITAAWFLAFWLALPLAGRRWSEPDIDDEDDDPRALPGD